A window of the Streptomyces sp. Ag109_O5-10 genome harbors these coding sequences:
- a CDS encoding serine/threonine-protein kinase yields the protein MSQAGESCQRPDCEGTYEDVGGGELYCDTCGLAPVVSAGSPPPGGGMVGSPPTGITAGGKGSAGSGSSGSSSRSSRSSSRTSSQSSKSRRSVSGRLSRSLSGKSTGRSVSVRSSGSSASTSGRSRLGAGLVTVPQVPKPDPREMVLENPEVPERKRFCSRADCGAPVGRSRGERPGRTEGFCTKCGNPYSFVPKLKGGDVVHGQYEVVGCLAHGGLGWIYLAVDRAVSDRWVVLKGLLDTGDQDAMAAAISERRFLAEIEHANIVRIYNFVEHLDQRTGSLDGYIVMEYVGGKSLKEIANDRRTPEGRRDPLPVEQACAYGIEALEALGHLHSRNLLYCDFKVDNAIQTEDQLKLIDMGAVRRMDDDESAIYGTVGYQAPEVAEVGPSVASDLYTVGRTLAVLTFDFQGYTTVFVDSLPDPDNIEVFRQYESFYRLLVRATDPDPARRFASAQEMAEQLTGVLREVVSVQTGTARPALSTLFGPEVKVTDTELFPKLDGDVSRLGGRKVASRPLALDPSGPAAAPADPALVRPIDTAAAALALPVPLVDQSDPNAGFLAGLSTSLVGEVSLLSALAAAPAQTVETELRQIRARLDNGDFEAALVSLGRLEDERPDDWRVVWCRGVAGLVTGDFEGAALSFDAIYDAFPGETAPKLALGLCAEVLGQLDNAAEYYRLVWATDPGFVSSAFGLGRVQLAAGDRRGAVRTLESVPEASIHYTAARVAAVRARLRHRTATAGDTPFLDDLTAAAGQIEALAAYGLDPARREQLSAEVLGCALDWILSGGQDSQPIAGGRELLGSGLDERGLRFGLERSYRTLARLATGGAERIDLVERANRYRPRTWV from the coding sequence GTGAGTCAGGCGGGAGAGAGCTGCCAGCGGCCGGACTGCGAGGGGACGTACGAGGACGTCGGCGGCGGTGAGCTGTACTGCGACACCTGTGGTCTGGCCCCGGTCGTCTCGGCCGGGAGTCCGCCCCCTGGGGGAGGGATGGTGGGCTCGCCGCCGACCGGGATCACGGCGGGCGGCAAGGGGTCGGCGGGCAGCGGGAGTTCGGGCTCCAGCAGCCGGAGCAGCCGGAGCAGTTCGCGTACGTCGTCGCAGTCCTCGAAGTCGCGGCGCTCGGTCTCCGGGCGGCTGTCGCGGTCCCTGTCGGGGAAGTCAACGGGCCGTTCGGTGTCGGTGCGCAGTTCCGGTTCGTCGGCGAGCACGTCCGGGCGCAGCCGGCTGGGCGCCGGTCTGGTCACGGTGCCGCAGGTGCCCAAGCCCGACCCGCGCGAGATGGTCCTGGAGAACCCCGAGGTGCCGGAGCGCAAGCGGTTCTGCTCGCGGGCGGACTGCGGGGCGCCGGTCGGGCGGTCCCGCGGCGAGCGGCCGGGGCGGACCGAGGGCTTCTGCACCAAGTGCGGCAACCCGTACTCGTTCGTGCCCAAGCTCAAGGGCGGCGACGTGGTGCACGGCCAGTACGAGGTCGTGGGCTGTCTCGCGCACGGCGGCCTGGGCTGGATCTACCTCGCGGTGGACCGGGCCGTCTCGGACCGCTGGGTGGTCCTCAAGGGCCTGCTGGACACCGGCGACCAGGACGCGATGGCCGCGGCGATCTCCGAGCGGCGGTTCCTCGCGGAGATCGAGCACGCCAACATCGTGCGGATCTACAACTTCGTCGAGCACCTGGACCAGCGCACCGGCTCCCTCGACGGGTACATCGTCATGGAGTACGTCGGCGGCAAGTCCCTCAAGGAGATCGCCAACGACCGCCGTACCCCGGAGGGCCGCCGCGACCCGCTGCCGGTGGAGCAGGCGTGCGCGTACGGCATCGAGGCCCTGGAAGCCCTCGGTCACCTGCACAGCCGCAACCTGCTGTACTGCGACTTCAAGGTCGACAACGCCATCCAGACCGAGGACCAGCTCAAGCTGATCGACATGGGCGCGGTGCGCCGGATGGACGACGACGAGTCGGCCATCTACGGCACGGTCGGCTACCAGGCGCCCGAGGTGGCCGAGGTCGGCCCGTCCGTCGCCTCCGACCTGTACACGGTCGGCCGTACCCTCGCGGTCCTCACCTTCGACTTCCAGGGCTATACGACCGTCTTCGTGGACTCGCTGCCCGACCCGGACAACATCGAGGTGTTCCGGCAGTACGAGTCGTTCTACCGGCTGCTGGTGCGGGCCACCGACCCCGACCCGGCCCGCCGGTTCGCCTCCGCGCAGGAGATGGCCGAGCAGCTGACCGGCGTGCTGCGCGAGGTGGTCTCGGTGCAGACCGGCACGGCCCGGCCCGCGCTGTCGACGCTGTTCGGGCCCGAGGTGAAGGTCACGGACACCGAGCTGTTCCCGAAGCTGGACGGAGACGTGTCCCGGCTGGGCGGACGGAAGGTGGCCTCCAGACCGCTCGCGCTGGACCCGTCGGGACCGGCCGCGGCCCCGGCCGACCCGGCTCTGGTCAGGCCCATCGACACCGCCGCCGCCGCGCTCGCCCTGCCGGTCCCGCTGGTCGACCAGAGCGACCCGAACGCCGGTTTCCTGGCCGGCCTGTCGACCTCGCTGGTGGGCGAGGTCAGCCTGCTCAGCGCGCTGGCCGCGGCGCCGGCGCAGACAGTCGAGACCGAGCTGCGGCAGATCCGCGCCCGGCTGGACAACGGCGACTTCGAGGCCGCGCTGGTGAGCCTCGGCCGGCTGGAGGACGAGCGGCCCGACGACTGGCGGGTGGTCTGGTGCCGGGGCGTGGCCGGCCTGGTCACCGGTGACTTCGAGGGCGCGGCGCTCTCCTTCGACGCGATCTACGACGCCTTCCCCGGCGAGACCGCGCCCAAGCTGGCGCTCGGCCTGTGCGCGGAGGTGCTCGGCCAGCTGGACAACGCGGCCGAGTACTACCGGCTGGTGTGGGCGACCGACCCGGGCTTCGTCAGCTCCGCGTTCGGCCTGGGCCGGGTGCAGCTGGCGGCCGGGGACCGGCGGGGTGCCGTACGGACGCTGGAGTCGGTGCCGGAGGCCTCGATCCACTACACGGCGGCCCGGGTGGCGGCCGTACGGGCGCGGCTGCGGCACCGGACCGCGACGGCCGGCGACACGCCGTTCCTGGACGACCTGACGGCCGCCGCCGGGCAGATCGAGGCGCTGGCCGCGTACGGTCTGGATCCGGCCCGGCGCGAGCAGTTGTCGGCGGAAGTCCTCGGCTGCGCGCTGGACTGGATACTCTCCGGAGGCCAGGACTCCCAGCCCATTGCCGGCGGCCGGGAGCTGCTGGGCAGCGGTCTGGACGAGCGGGGCCTCCGCTTCGGCCTGGAACGCTCGTACCGCACGCTGGCCAGACTGGCGACCGGCGGTGCGGAGAGGATCGACCTGGTGGAACGGGCCAACCGTTACCGCCCCCGGACGTGGGTGTAG
- a CDS encoding glutamate ABC transporter substrate-binding protein codes for MFSQRMRTSLRGWGGVGAMAVGCVLALAFALLLPLTQSRGGGGEGVGLGGPGLATGSPAKAGSCVDSQAQNDTWSPSSADGGTIDAIKARKGDKRKLIVGVDQNSYRWGYRNPNNSSADLEGFDIDLVHKIAQEILGDPDAVTFKAIPTSQRIPAIQNNRVDMVVRTMTITCERLGDVAFSAPYFKTGQQVLAPKSSPIKGYDATLANKRVCTAASSTAYDDVTADKGSGRLPSSVKVTVVPNQLDCLVRLQLGEVDAVVTDGALAASQAAQDPTVELKGAAFTTEYYGVAMKKDATDLVRRVNQILVEYRSDGWQASYDKWLSATLGRDSTASKPPAPQYLRTS; via the coding sequence ATGTTCTCGCAGCGGATGAGGACCTCCCTGCGCGGCTGGGGCGGGGTGGGCGCGATGGCGGTCGGCTGTGTACTGGCGCTGGCGTTCGCCCTGCTGCTGCCCCTCACCCAGTCCCGTGGCGGGGGCGGTGAGGGCGTGGGGCTCGGCGGTCCCGGGCTGGCCACCGGCAGCCCGGCGAAGGCCGGCAGCTGCGTCGACTCCCAGGCGCAGAACGACACATGGTCGCCGTCGAGCGCGGACGGCGGGACGATCGACGCCATCAAGGCACGTAAGGGCGACAAGCGGAAGCTGATCGTCGGCGTCGACCAGAACAGCTACCGCTGGGGCTACCGCAACCCGAACAACTCGAGTGCGGACCTGGAGGGGTTCGACATCGACCTGGTGCACAAGATCGCCCAGGAGATCCTCGGTGACCCCGACGCCGTGACCTTCAAGGCGATTCCGACCAGCCAGCGGATACCGGCGATCCAGAACAACCGGGTCGACATGGTGGTGCGCACGATGACCATCACCTGCGAGCGCCTGGGCGACGTCGCCTTCTCGGCGCCGTACTTCAAGACCGGGCAGCAGGTACTGGCGCCCAAGTCGTCGCCGATCAAGGGGTACGACGCGACGCTCGCGAACAAGAGGGTCTGCACGGCCGCCAGTTCGACGGCGTACGACGACGTGACCGCCGACAAGGGGTCCGGCCGGCTGCCCTCCTCGGTCAAGGTCACCGTCGTCCCCAACCAGCTCGACTGCCTGGTGCGGTTGCAGCTCGGCGAGGTCGACGCGGTGGTCACCGACGGCGCGCTGGCCGCCAGCCAGGCCGCCCAGGACCCGACGGTCGAGCTCAAGGGCGCCGCCTTCACGACCGAGTACTACGGGGTGGCGATGAAGAAGGACGCGACCGATCTGGTCCGCCGGGTCAACCAGATCCTGGTGGAGTACCGGTCCGACGGCTGGCAGGCGTCGTACGACAAGTGGTTGTCGGCGACACTGGGAAGGGACTCGACGGCGTCGAAGCCACCCGCGCCGCAGTACCTGCGCACCAGCTGA